In Nitrospirota bacterium, a single window of DNA contains:
- the glgB gene encoding 1,4-alpha-glucan branching protein GlgB produces MAKGSDGKNEHVIYGVSPLTEHDIYLFKEGNHFRLYEKLGSHLMTVNGVNGTHFAVWAPYAREVSVIGDFNGWNKESHPLRVRWDGSGIWEGFIPGIGNGTLYKYHIVSRHNNYEVDKGDPFAFYWQVPPKTASVVWDLSYKWNDTEWMENRRRYNSLRSPFAVYEIHPGSWRRIPEENNRFLTYREMGRYLPEYIRDMGFTHIEFTPLMEHPFYGSWGYQTVGYFAPTSRYGTPQDFMYLIDSLHQHGVGVILDWVPSHFPDDEHGLVYFDGTHLYEHADPKKSFHPDWNSYIFNYGRHEVRAFLISSALFWLVKYHADGLRIDAVASMLYLDYGRKEGEWIPNKYGGKENIEAIIFLRRLNEEVYRSYPDVQTIAEESTAWPMVSRPTYVGGLGFGMKWNMGWMHDILDYFSKDPVYRKYYHNQLTFSIMYAFFENFILSLSHDEVVYGKGSLISKMPGDDWQKFANLRLLFGYLYTHPGKKLLFMGGEFGQWREWFHEDSLDWHILQYPPHQDIQRWVQHLNVLYRGEPALYELDFEHAGFEWVDCSDWEQSIVSFLRRSRSTKDTILVICNLTPVLRYNYRVGVPAGGHWKEVLNSDAKEYGGSGHGNFGGVEATPIPFHGKYHSLSLILPPLCILVFKKEGE; encoded by the coding sequence ATGGCAAAAGGGTCTGACGGGAAAAACGAGCATGTAATATATGGTGTGAGTCCTTTGACAGAACATGATATTTATCTTTTTAAAGAGGGAAATCACTTCAGGCTCTATGAAAAACTGGGCTCCCATTTGATGACGGTGAACGGAGTTAACGGTACCCACTTTGCTGTATGGGCTCCTTATGCAAGAGAAGTATCGGTTATCGGTGATTTTAATGGATGGAACAAAGAATCTCATCCTTTAAGGGTAAGATGGGATGGGTCAGGCATCTGGGAGGGTTTTATTCCAGGGATTGGTAATGGTACGCTGTACAAGTATCATATTGTTTCCAGACATAATAACTATGAAGTTGATAAAGGAGACCCCTTTGCTTTTTACTGGCAGGTGCCTCCAAAGACAGCCTCTGTTGTCTGGGATTTAAGCTATAAGTGGAACGATACAGAATGGATGGAAAACCGTCGAAGATATAACTCGCTTAGATCACCCTTTGCTGTTTATGAGATTCATCCCGGGTCATGGCGAAGGATACCTGAAGAAAACAATCGTTTTCTCACTTACAGGGAAATGGGCAGATATCTCCCTGAATACATAAGAGACATGGGGTTCACCCATATAGAATTCACCCCTTTAATGGAACATCCTTTTTATGGCTCCTGGGGATACCAGACAGTGGGATACTTTGCTCCCACCAGCAGATATGGCACTCCACAGGATTTTATGTATCTGATTGATAGTCTTCATCAACATGGCGTCGGTGTTATACTTGACTGGGTCCCTTCCCATTTTCCAGATGATGAGCACGGGTTGGTCTATTTTGACGGAACCCACCTATATGAACATGCAGACCCCAAGAAAAGTTTTCACCCTGACTGGAATAGTTATATATTTAACTATGGTCGTCATGAGGTACGTGCCTTTCTTATCAGTAGTGCTCTCTTCTGGCTGGTGAAATACCATGCAGACGGTCTCAGGATTGACGCTGTGGCATCCATGTTATATCTCGACTACGGAAGAAAGGAAGGCGAGTGGATTCCCAATAAATATGGTGGGAAAGAAAATATAGAAGCCATTATTTTTCTTAGAAGACTGAACGAAGAAGTTTACCGCTCCTATCCCGATGTCCAGACAATTGCTGAAGAATCAACAGCATGGCCTATGGTTTCAAGACCGACCTATGTAGGTGGCCTTGGCTTTGGCATGAAGTGGAACATGGGATGGATGCACGATATCCTCGATTATTTTTCGAAGGACCCCGTCTACCGTAAATATTACCACAACCAGCTTACCTTCAGTATTATGTATGCCTTTTTCGAAAACTTTATACTTTCCCTTTCTCACGACGAAGTGGTTTATGGGAAAGGGTCGCTTATCAGTAAGATGCCCGGTGATGACTGGCAGAAATTTGCTAATCTTCGTCTTCTTTTCGGCTACCTGTATACTCACCCAGGCAAAAAGCTCCTGTTCATGGGGGGTGAGTTTGGACAATGGAGGGAATGGTTTCACGAAGATAGCTTAGACTGGCATATACTGCAATATCCTCCACATCAGGATATTCAGAGATGGGTTCAACATCTAAATGTATTGTATAGAGGAGAACCTGCTCTGTATGAGCTGGATTTTGAACATGCTGGGTTTGAATGGGTAGACTGCAGTGACTGGGAACAGAGCATCGTCAGCTTTTTAAGAAGGAGTAGATCTACAAAAGACACTATACTTGTAATCTGCAACCTTACCCCTGTTCTACGTTATAACTACAGAGTGGGAGTTCCTGCTGGAGGTCACTGGAAAGAGGTATTAAACAGCGATGCCAAGGAGTATGGAGGAAGTGGCCATGGCAATTTTGGAGGTGTAGAGGCCACGCCGATACCTTTTCACGGCAAGTATCATTCCCTATCGTTAATCCTGCCTCCTCTATGTATTCTTGTCTTTAAGAAAGAGGGGGAATAA
- a CDS encoding glycosyltransferase — MITQYSGIAPKSDLLLLQKLGEILNNRSFLHINSTRTGGGVAEILQRMIPLLKELGINARWEVIEGNEKFFEITKKIHNALQGNVERITNDMWQQHYEVNRENSEKISLYADAVVIHDPQPIPLVEFKKNGKWIWRCHIDVSNPLKEIYNYLSRYCEKYDAAIFSVAKFTRAMPIDEFITPPSIDPISEKNRELTDGEIKEISERLQIPIDRPIILQVSRFDRFKDPIGVIKAYRLVKRYNDCILILAGSPATDDPEGEIVLNEVKEYAANDPDIHVLLLPPFSDREINALQRVATIVLQKSLKEGFGLTVSEAMWKGKPVIGGATGGIPLQIIHGVTGFLVHSVEGTAFRVRQFLNNPEMAKRMGEKGREYVRNNFLITRQIRDYLAIWYFMENKGKNILEL; from the coding sequence ATGATTACTCAATATTCAGGCATAGCACCAAAGAGTGATCTATTGCTACTACAGAAGCTCGGTGAAATATTAAATAACAGGTCTTTCCTTCACATAAATTCCACTCGAACAGGTGGTGGGGTAGCAGAAATCCTCCAGAGAATGATACCCCTGCTTAAGGAACTTGGTATCAATGCGCGGTGGGAAGTGATAGAAGGTAATGAAAAGTTCTTTGAAATAACAAAAAAAATACACAACGCCCTCCAAGGCAATGTTGAGAGAATTACCAATGATATGTGGCAACAACACTATGAGGTAAACCGAGAGAACTCAGAAAAGATCAGCCTTTATGCTGATGCCGTTGTAATACACGACCCTCAACCTATACCCCTTGTTGAATTTAAGAAGAATGGAAAATGGATCTGGAGATGTCATATTGATGTATCTAATCCATTAAAGGAAATATATAATTATCTGAGTCGCTACTGTGAAAAATATGACGCTGCCATTTTCTCTGTAGCAAAATTTACAAGAGCAATGCCTATAGATGAATTCATTACTCCACCGTCGATAGACCCTATCAGCGAAAAAAACAGAGAATTAACAGATGGAGAGATAAAGGAGATATCGGAGAGGTTGCAGATACCGATAGACAGACCGATAATCCTTCAGGTATCGAGGTTTGATAGATTCAAAGACCCAATAGGTGTGATAAAGGCTTACAGATTAGTCAAGAGGTATAATGATTGTATCCTCATCCTTGCAGGAAGCCCTGCAACAGATGATCCGGAAGGAGAGATAGTCTTAAACGAGGTAAAAGAATATGCAGCCAATGATCCTGATATACATGTTCTGCTTCTGCCACCCTTTAGTGACAGAGAGATAAATGCCTTACAGAGAGTAGCCACCATCGTTTTACAGAAGTCTTTGAAAGAAGGCTTTGGTCTTACAGTATCTGAAGCCATGTGGAAAGGAAAACCAGTGATAGGCGGTGCTACAGGTGGCATTCCACTTCAGATAATACACGGAGTAACTGGTTTTCTTGTCCATTCAGTGGAGGGAACTGCATTCAGGGTAAGGCAGTTCCTCAATAATCCAGAAATGGCAAAGAGGATGGGTGAGAAAGGAAGGGAATATGTAAGAAATAATTTTCTAATAACGAGACAGATACGGGATTATCTGGCTATATGGTATTTTATGGAAAATAAAGGCAAGAACATTCTGGAGTTGTAA
- a CDS encoding DUF5752 family protein gives MEKIIEPFEFKQCISILNSTGRKAKNLRELRDVIAIVSDEAIFHHTYQYFLKGHILEYTNDFAHWASESLEERVLSEHLSNIDPYDFKTIDDLRSELLNVIDKYIERFPEPREAIPGDEFYFNETVTLIFPVGIIAMNLAEFLIAIKYIDVGSIYYHFYEARIRLGVDDFSKWMEDVLGKRKLAGRVRAIDPFMHSIEGIREHIAEAVEKEVREDMEFTGIER, from the coding sequence ATGGAAAAAATAATTGAGCCTTTTGAATTCAAACAATGCATCAGCATCCTTAACTCCACAGGTAGAAAAGCTAAAAATCTCCGCGAGCTAAGAGATGTAATAGCTATAGTAAGCGATGAGGCCATATTCCATCACACATACCAGTATTTTTTAAAAGGCCATATCCTCGAATACACGAATGACTTTGCTCACTGGGCTAGTGAAAGTCTTGAGGAAAGGGTCCTCTCAGAACACCTTTCAAACATAGACCCCTATGACTTTAAGACTATTGATGACCTAAGAAGTGAACTGCTAAATGTAATAGATAAGTATATCGAAAGATTTCCTGAGCCAAGGGAGGCAATTCCTGGTGATGAATTTTATTTCAACGAGACAGTAACACTGATATTTCCTGTTGGGATAATAGCCATGAACCTTGCGGAGTTTCTTATAGCTATAAAATACATAGATGTAGGTTCCATATACTATCATTTTTATGAGGCGAGGATACGCCTTGGAGTAGATGACTTTTCGAAGTGGATGGAAGATGTCTTAGGGAAGAGAAAACTTGCAGGAAGGGTAAGGGCTATAGACCCATTCATGCACAGCATAGAAGGAATAAGAGAACATATAGCAGAGGCGGTTGAAAAAGAGGTGAGGGAGGATATGGAATTTACAGGGATTGAGAGATGA
- a CDS encoding peptidoglycan DD-metalloendopeptidase family protein, protein MRKVFITLVFLIIVILTIRSNLSIINESEKAASTKQEAYREISGTIKTGETLFDIFKKYELNIEEFFKLKEASADIHRLRKLYPGHPYKIIIDSNNQINSFEYWINDDYILNINRTESGFFAEKISVDYEKRLRHMGGVIKDNLISSMEEDRENLILALQLSDIFAWDIDFTTDLRNGDTFKIVVGEFYLDGEFKKYGDILSAEFVNNGETYRAYRFEHDGRVDYYDGAGKSLRRAFLKAPLSFRRISSGFTSGRFHPILKIYRPHHGLDYTAPKGAPVSAIGDGTVIFAGYKGQNGKLIIIKHPNGYKTYYGHLSRFRKGIRRGVRVNQGQIIGYVGTTGLATGPHLHYEMRINNKPVNPLIVKLPRGRSIPKKLMANFRNFKNEMDVKLASIKPSVFVFAEKRN, encoded by the coding sequence ATGAGGAAGGTATTTATAACACTCGTTTTTTTAATAATAGTAATTCTTACAATAAGAAGTAATCTTAGCATTATAAACGAATCAGAAAAAGCTGCATCCACAAAGCAAGAAGCTTATCGAGAAATAAGCGGCACTATCAAAACAGGAGAAACACTTTTTGATATCTTTAAGAAATACGAGCTTAATATAGAAGAATTTTTCAAGTTAAAAGAGGCATCTGCAGATATTCACAGATTGAGGAAACTATATCCAGGCCATCCTTACAAAATAATAATTGACAGCAACAACCAGATTAACTCTTTTGAATACTGGATAAATGACGATTATATCTTAAACATTAACCGCACCGAATCGGGATTTTTTGCTGAAAAGATATCTGTGGACTATGAAAAAAGGCTCCGGCACATGGGAGGAGTTATAAAAGACAACCTCATCTCATCTATGGAAGAAGACAGGGAAAACCTAATTTTAGCACTTCAACTTTCAGATATATTTGCATGGGATATAGATTTTACAACTGACCTTAGAAATGGTGATACATTTAAAATTGTTGTTGGGGAATTTTATTTAGATGGAGAATTTAAAAAATATGGAGATATACTCTCTGCTGAATTTGTGAATAATGGTGAGACCTATCGCGCTTATAGATTCGAGCATGATGGAAGGGTTGATTACTACGATGGTGCAGGTAAATCACTGAGAAGGGCATTTCTAAAGGCACCTCTGAGTTTCAGGCGTATAAGCTCAGGGTTTACCAGTGGTCGGTTCCATCCAATACTAAAGATATACAGACCGCATCACGGGCTTGACTATACTGCTCCTAAAGGCGCCCCTGTTTCTGCCATTGGCGATGGAACAGTTATATTTGCTGGATATAAGGGTCAGAATGGCAAACTTATAATAATAAAGCATCCCAATGGCTATAAAACCTATTATGGACATTTATCAAGATTTAGAAAGGGTATTAGAAGAGGAGTGAGAGTAAATCAAGGTCAAATCATTGGTTATGTTGGTACTACAGGACTTGCAACAGGACCACATCTTCATTACGAAATGAGGATTAATAATAAACCTGTTAATCCTCTTATTGTGAAATTGCCCCGAGGAAGGTCTATTCCAAAGAAATTGATGGCTAATTTCAGAAACTTCAAAAATGAAATGGATGTAAAGCTTGCTTCCATAAAACCATCAGTTTTTGTTTTTGCTGAAAAAAGAAATTGA
- a CDS encoding LapA family protein yields the protein MFTIVLLLIIITVVTIFSVQNAAPVAISFLFWRFDASLAIVIFLSVLTGVVITAIIVSSVYIKQSVKKPK from the coding sequence ATGTTTACAATAGTACTTTTATTGATTATCATTACAGTGGTGACCATCTTTTCAGTTCAAAACGCAGCGCCTGTTGCAATTTCTTTTCTTTTCTGGAGGTTCGATGCATCACTTGCGATAGTTATATTTCTTTCTGTGCTTACAGGAGTAGTAATAACAGCAATTATTGTATCTTCGGTATATATTAAACAATCTGTAAAGAAACCAAAATAA
- a CDS encoding heavy metal translocating P-type ATPase: MKVTDPVCKMNIEDKDAATTSAHKNTTYYFCSKNCKDKFDKDPEAFLMEKAAEPPKTGVISGKTEWTCPMHPEIVRDAPGSCPICGMALEPKSALGEEENPELIDMTRRFRVGVVLTVPLVIIAMHNYIPGISLEGLIPPKIMKWLELILATPVVLWGGLPFFVRGWQSIINRSPNMFTLIGLGVSVAYIYSVVATLFPDIFPVSFRKEGGEVGVYFEAAAVIVILVLLGQVLELKARSKTGAAIKALLGLAPKTARRIKNGTEEDIPLEHVDKGDILRVRPGEKIPVDGVVIEGTSSVDESMVTGEPIPVQKDKGDRVIGATVNGTGMLIMKAEKVGADTLLSQIVHMVAEAQRSRAPIQKLADIVAAYFVQIVVAIAVLTFIMWAWIGPEPKMALALINAVAVLIIACPCALGLATPMSIMVAMGKGATAGVLFKNAEAIEVMKKIDTIVVDKTGTLTIGKPRLVDVIPSSGFDEKPIIHFAASIERGSEHPLAAAIMAGANEKGIKLTDVENFKSVTGKGVMGKIDGHEVALGNHKLLDDIGIDPGELSQKAETMRREGQTVMFVSVDGKVVGLLGVADPIKETTPEAIEQLHQEGIRIVMLTGDNRTTAEAVSRKLGIDDVIAEVMPDQKSEVVKRLQNEGRVVSMAGDGINDAPALAQAHVGIAMGTGTDVAMESAGVTLVKGDLRGIVRARRLSRATMRNIKQNLFWAFAYNALGVPVAAGILYPFWGILLSPIFAAAAMSFSSVSVVGNALRLRRAKL, from the coding sequence ATGAAAGTAACAGACCCTGTATGCAAAATGAACATAGAAGACAAGGATGCTGCTACCACTTCGGCTCACAAAAATACTACCTATTATTTCTGTTCAAAAAATTGTAAGGATAAATTTGACAAAGACCCGGAAGCATTTCTCATGGAGAAAGCTGCCGAGCCTCCAAAAACAGGGGTAATTTCTGGTAAGACTGAATGGACATGTCCGATGCATCCTGAAATTGTTCGTGATGCTCCTGGAAGTTGTCCTATTTGCGGCATGGCGCTTGAGCCAAAATCTGCTCTTGGGGAAGAAGAAAACCCCGAGCTTATTGACATGACGAGGCGGTTCAGGGTCGGGGTTGTTTTAACAGTTCCTTTAGTCATTATTGCTATGCATAACTATATCCCGGGCATTTCCCTTGAAGGTTTAATCCCCCCAAAAATTATGAAATGGCTGGAACTTATTCTTGCCACACCTGTTGTTCTCTGGGGCGGCTTGCCATTTTTTGTGCGTGGATGGCAGTCAATTATAAACCGCAGTCCTAACATGTTCACATTAATCGGGCTTGGTGTGAGTGTTGCATACATCTACAGCGTTGTGGCAACGCTCTTTCCTGATATATTTCCTGTGTCTTTTCGCAAAGAAGGCGGAGAAGTGGGCGTTTATTTTGAAGCTGCCGCTGTCATTGTGATTCTGGTGCTGTTAGGGCAGGTGCTTGAACTGAAGGCACGCAGCAAGACAGGAGCAGCGATTAAAGCCCTTCTCGGTCTGGCGCCCAAAACAGCCCGTCGCATCAAAAATGGGACGGAAGAAGACATTCCGCTTGAGCATGTAGATAAAGGAGATATCCTCCGCGTGAGGCCTGGTGAGAAGATTCCTGTAGACGGCGTAGTGATTGAGGGAACAAGCTCTGTTGACGAGTCAATGGTTACCGGTGAGCCGATTCCTGTGCAAAAGGACAAAGGAGACCGTGTTATAGGTGCTACTGTTAATGGAACAGGCATGTTAATAATGAAGGCAGAGAAGGTGGGAGCGGATACCCTGCTTTCACAGATTGTTCATATGGTTGCAGAAGCACAGCGAAGTCGTGCCCCTATTCAGAAACTCGCTGATATAGTCGCAGCCTACTTTGTCCAGATCGTCGTTGCTATAGCAGTCTTAACCTTCATTATGTGGGCTTGGATAGGCCCTGAGCCAAAAATGGCACTTGCACTCATCAATGCAGTTGCTGTTCTGATAATAGCCTGCCCTTGCGCCCTTGGACTTGCAACACCGATGTCTATCATGGTTGCAATGGGCAAGGGTGCAACAGCAGGTGTGCTTTTCAAAAATGCAGAGGCAATTGAGGTAATGAAGAAGATAGATACAATTGTAGTAGATAAGACAGGAACGCTTACCATAGGTAAACCAAGACTTGTAGATGTTATCCCGAGCAGTGGGTTTGATGAGAAGCCAATAATCCATTTTGCTGCAAGCATTGAACGGGGCAGCGAACACCCTCTCGCAGCAGCGATAATGGCAGGGGCGAATGAAAAGGGCATAAAACTGACTGATGTGGAAAATTTCAAGTCCGTGACCGGCAAAGGGGTCATGGGTAAAATTGACGGGCATGAAGTAGCACTCGGCAACCACAAACTCCTTGATGACATCGGTATTGACCCTGGTGAACTATCTCAGAAGGCTGAGACAATGCGGAGAGAAGGACAGACAGTAATGTTCGTTTCTGTGGATGGAAAGGTGGTCGGACTGTTAGGTGTGGCTGACCCGATAAAGGAGACCACGCCAGAGGCAATTGAACAGCTTCATCAAGAGGGCATCAGGATTGTCATGCTTACAGGAGACAACCGCACAACTGCAGAGGCTGTATCAAGAAAACTCGGCATTGACGATGTAATTGCCGAGGTGATGCCTGACCAGAAGTCTGAAGTCGTCAAGCGATTGCAGAATGAGGGACGAGTTGTGTCAATGGCAGGAGACGGCATTAATGACGCACCAGCTCTGGCACAGGCTCATGTGGGTATTGCCATGGGAACAGGCACTGATGTAGCTATGGAAAGCGCCGGTGTGACACTGGTAAAAGGCGACCTTAGAGGTATAGTAAGGGCAAGGCGTCTGAGCAGGGCAACGATGCGCAATATCAAGCAAAACCTCTTTTGGGCATTTGCCTATAATGCACTCGGAGTTCCAGTGGCTGCAGGTATTCTCTATCCATTCTGGGGCATCCTGCTCAGTCCTATTTTTGCTGCTGCTGCAATGAGCTTCAGCTCAGTGTCAGTAGTTGGCAATGCCCTCAGGTTGCGAAGAGCAAAGCTTTGA
- a CDS encoding glycosyl transferase, protein MSDFYQTGVIATFHRLGKLNLEKIESELNWYAQQRPIALVLPSLYSEIEGEALKDIIRELKEVKYLREIVVTLGQSNEEEFKHAKEFFSVLPQKVRIIWNDGKRVQNLYTLLEEQGLSAGIDGKGRSTWMSYGYIIAVGECDVIALHDCDILTYNREMLARLCYPVTNPNLDYEFCKGFYSRVTDRMHGRVTRLLVTPLIRALEKLLGYLPLLVYFDSFRYPLAGEFSMITDLARVNRIPGDWGLEVSVLAEVYRNCAIRRICQVDLCENYEHKHQELSPEDPEKGLMKMAVDITKSLFRTLASEGVIFSEGLFKTLIATYLRTSQDMLKRYEDDCAINGLFFDRHEEGTAVEAFTRGIRIAGQTIMEDPLGAPLIPSWSRVTSAIPDIPNMIKEAVEEDNK, encoded by the coding sequence ATGAGTGACTTTTATCAGACAGGGGTAATTGCAACATTTCACAGACTTGGGAAATTGAATCTTGAGAAAATAGAATCGGAACTCAACTGGTATGCTCAACAGCGTCCTATCGCACTTGTGCTTCCGTCTCTGTATTCAGAAATCGAAGGTGAAGCCTTAAAAGATATCATACGAGAACTCAAGGAGGTTAAATATTTAAGAGAAATTGTGGTCACACTTGGTCAGTCAAATGAAGAAGAATTCAAACACGCTAAGGAATTCTTCTCAGTACTTCCCCAGAAGGTAAGGATTATATGGAATGATGGCAAACGGGTACAGAATCTTTATACACTTTTAGAGGAACAGGGGTTAAGTGCTGGTATCGATGGGAAAGGCAGGTCAACATGGATGTCTTATGGTTATATTATAGCGGTCGGTGAATGTGATGTCATTGCCCTGCATGACTGCGATATACTCACTTATAACAGAGAAATGCTCGCAAGGTTATGCTATCCTGTGACCAATCCAAATCTTGACTACGAATTCTGCAAAGGTTTTTATAGTCGCGTAACAGACAGGATGCATGGGAGGGTAACAAGACTTCTTGTCACTCCGCTGATAAGGGCACTCGAAAAGTTACTCGGTTACCTTCCTCTGCTTGTGTATTTTGATAGTTTCCGTTATCCACTGGCAGGTGAGTTTTCTATGATAACTGACCTTGCAAGAGTTAACAGGATTCCGGGTGATTGGGGACTTGAGGTTAGTGTTCTTGCAGAGGTATATAGGAACTGTGCTATCAGGAGGATATGCCAGGTAGATCTTTGTGAAAACTATGAACACAAGCACCAGGAACTCTCACCTGAAGACCCTGAAAAAGGTCTTATGAAAATGGCTGTAGATATAACAAAGTCACTCTTCAGAACACTGGCATCAGAAGGGGTCATATTTTCAGAAGGATTATTCAAGACATTAATCGCCACATATCTCAGGACTTCACAGGATATGCTAAAAAGATATGAGGATGACTGTGCTATAAATGGTCTTTTCTTCGATAGACACGAAGAAGGCACTGCTGTCGAGGCATTCACACGTGGAATAAGGATAGCAGGGCAGACAATAATGGAAGACCCACTCGGTGCACCATTGATTCCGAGCTGGAGTAGGGTAACATCAGCGATTCCTGATATACCTAATATGATAAAAGAGGCGGTAGAAGAAGATAATAAATAA
- a CDS encoding mechanosensitive ion channel family protein yields the protein MDINLKRIFIPVIVVLISTSVLLIIRGITFRLLHRWAEKTEIKIDDIIVKSLKTPSIYWCIAIGLYIGVAISELPEKYVFYFSKTIHVVVILSITIATANLSGKIFRDYIQKSDLPIPTTGLAYGILKGTILIIGLLIILSVIGISITPLITALGVGGLAVALALQDTLANLFAGIHILVEKSIRVGDFIKLETGQEGYVEDITWRTTRVRMLPNNIVVIPNSKLAQSVVTNYYLPEKRMSLLIPIGVSYSSDPEKVERILVEEAKKAIGEIPGLLGNPEPFVRFIPGFGDSSLDFTLICQVQEFVDQYLAQHELRKRIFKRFKEEGIEIPFPIRTVYLKNHSEKDSEV from the coding sequence TTGGACATTAATTTAAAGAGGATATTCATTCCTGTAATAGTAGTCTTGATATCTACATCTGTATTACTCATCATAAGGGGTATTACTTTCAGGCTCCTTCACAGATGGGCGGAAAAAACGGAGATAAAGATTGACGACATTATAGTAAAATCGCTTAAAACTCCATCCATTTACTGGTGCATTGCCATTGGACTTTATATCGGAGTTGCCATTTCAGAGCTTCCAGAAAAGTATGTCTTTTATTTCAGCAAGACCATCCATGTAGTTGTGATTCTTTCAATCACAATTGCCACTGCAAACCTATCAGGAAAGATATTCAGAGATTACATACAGAAATCAGACCTTCCAATTCCTACAACAGGACTTGCATATGGAATATTGAAGGGGACAATCCTCATTATAGGTTTGTTGATTATACTCAGTGTAATTGGGATTTCGATAACTCCTCTCATTACAGCCCTCGGTGTCGGAGGCCTTGCGGTTGCCCTTGCACTTCAGGACACGCTCGCAAACCTCTTTGCAGGGATCCATATACTTGTTGAAAAGTCCATCAGAGTCGGAGATTTTATAAAGCTTGAGACAGGGCAGGAAGGATATGTCGAAGACATTACATGGAGAACTACAAGGGTGAGGATGTTACCTAACAACATAGTGGTGATTCCCAACAGCAAACTTGCACAGAGTGTTGTTACGAACTATTATCTCCCTGAAAAAAGGATGTCTTTACTAATTCCGATAGGTGTCAGTTATTCTTCTGACCCCGAAAAGGTTGAGAGGATACTTGTCGAGGAGGCTAAAAAGGCTATCGGAGAAATCCCGGGTCTGCTCGGGAATCCTGAACCCTTCGTCAGATTCATACCGGGATTCGGAGATAGCTCCCTTGATTTTACCCTTATATGCCAGGTGCAGGAATTTGTTGACCAGTATCTTGCTCAACATGAACTTAGAAAGAGGATATTCAAGAGATTTAAAGAAGAGGGTATCGAGATACCATTCCCTATAAGAACTGTATATCTTAAAAATCATTCAGAAAAGGATTCGGAGGTGTAA
- a CDS encoding AI-2E family transporter — protein sequence MIKAEYFYHLIAISVVGILFYLFVKLLLPFAIPILWAIIFVVLFYPLYRKIGERFIRNKSLNALFMCFLITVIIIVPFGFAVATLIEEIATTYKNYESHIKAGEFQFLNLLKENLLVSRIEDTLERYIGTAGIDVNEMVMANLKRIGAIIANMATTVVKNFSAFLFNFVLMILSMFYLFKDGDRLLGYTKGILPITDTRRDAIFSRMNDLVYATVYGGVLVAIIQGTVGGVAFWILGLSSPVFWGTMMAFFSFLPILGTAIIWIPAAIILFIKGAYLKGFILILIGTLIVGTIDNVLKPLLISGRTKLHALIVFFSVMGGIHVFGLIGMILGPLLAAICIGLIELYKEWAVENV from the coding sequence ATGATTAAAGCAGAGTATTTCTATCATCTAATAGCCATATCGGTGGTCGGAATTCTATTCTATCTCTTTGTTAAATTATTACTGCCCTTTGCCATTCCAATCCTCTGGGCAATAATATTTGTTGTGCTGTTTTACCCTCTTTACAGGAAAATCGGAGAGCGATTTATAAGGAATAAATCCCTCAACGCACTCTTTATGTGTTTTCTGATAACTGTTATTATTATAGTCCCATTCGGATTTGCAGTCGCCACCCTGATAGAAGAGATAGCAACTACATACAAAAATTATGAATCTCACATAAAGGCAGGAGAATTTCAGTTTCTCAATCTACTTAAGGAAAACCTTCTTGTTTCAAGAATCGAAGATACACTCGAGAGATATATTGGCACAGCAGGCATAGATGTCAATGAGATGGTGATGGCTAATCTTAAAAGGATAGGCGCAATCATTGCAAATATGGCTACCACTGTGGTAAAGAATTTCTCTGCATTTCTCTTTAATTTTGTCCTTATGATACTTTCCATGTTTTACCTCTTTAAGGATGGAGACAGGCTTTTAGGGTATACCAAGGGTATACTCCCCATAACAGATACGAGGAGGGATGCTATATTCTCCCGTATGAACGACCTCGTATATGCCACAGTATATGGTGGAGTCCTTGTGGCGATAATTCAGGGGACAGTTGGTGGTGTTGCCTTCTGGATACTGGGGCTCTCATCCCCTGTATTCTGGGGAACGATGATGGCATTCTTTTCTTTTCTTCCGATACTCGGCACAGCAATTATCTGGATCCCCGCAGCAATAATACTCTTTATCAAAGGCGCTTATCTAAAAGGTTTTATCCTTATACTCATTGGAACACTTATTGTAGGAACCATTGATAATGTTTTGAAGCCCCTTCTTATAAGTGGGAGGACAAAACTCCACGCCTTGATAGTTTTTTTTAGTGTAATGGGAGGCATCCATGTATTCGGTCTTATAGGGATGATATTAGGACCACTACTCGCAGCGATATGCATTGGACTTATAGAATTATATAAAGAATGGGCGGTTGAAAATGTATGA